The Pseudomonas pergaminensis nucleotide sequence AGTCGGTGAGGTGGATGCCCTTGGCCGACTTCTGGCTACCTTCCAGGCGGGTGATCGGCAGTTTGATCTGACCGCTCATCACCTTGCGCTGGAACATCTCCGGCGTCAGGTGCGTGAAGTAGTCCCTGCACACCAGCTCCAGCGGGATAATCGCCTGACCGTCGTATTGGGCCATGAGAATGAAGGCTGTATTCATGATGGCCCCTTACATCCTAAACGATTGATGGATGAACGCCGGCGGCGCTTTGTGTTCTGCGGGTTTTGCGTCATTACCCTGGGGC carries:
- a CDS encoding pyocin activator PrtN family protein — its product is MNTAFILMAQYDGQAIIPLELVCRDYFTHLTPEMFQRKVMSGQIKLPITRLEGSQKSAKGIHLTDFAAYLDLQRAAAVKEHNQLNGIKHAF